Proteins from a single region of Stappia sp. ES.058:
- a CDS encoding class I SAM-dependent methyltransferase has translation MSSVKETSRRFWNKAARKYAARAVGDEAAYAHTLERVRVHIDGFERVLEVGCGTGTTAFKLADCVGAYTASDLSEEMIDIALEKAAAANDTKVRFLKAALSDLPEDDTPYDAVLAFSLLHLTEDPRAAVAQIAEHLRPDGLFISKTVCLGDMNPVFRFIIPVMRVFGMAPLVHFLKAQELEAIIVEGGFEIVETGTFPKKPPAHFVVARKA, from the coding sequence ATGAGTTCGGTCAAGGAGACCAGCCGGCGGTTCTGGAACAAGGCCGCGCGCAAATATGCCGCGCGTGCCGTCGGCGATGAAGCGGCTTATGCCCACACGCTGGAGCGGGTGCGCGTCCATATCGACGGCTTCGAGCGGGTGCTGGAGGTCGGCTGCGGCACCGGCACGACTGCGTTCAAGCTCGCCGATTGCGTCGGTGCCTATACGGCGAGCGATCTCTCCGAGGAGATGATCGACATCGCGCTGGAAAAGGCGGCCGCGGCGAACGACACGAAGGTCCGTTTTCTCAAGGCGGCCCTGAGCGATCTGCCGGAAGACGACACGCCCTACGATGCCGTACTGGCGTTCAGCCTGCTGCATCTGACGGAAGATCCGCGGGCGGCGGTCGCGCAGATCGCGGAGCACCTGCGCCCGGATGGCCTGTTCATTTCCAAGACCGTCTGTCTCGGCGACATGAACCCGGTCTTTCGCTTCATCATTCCCGTGATGCGCGTCTTCGGCATGGCGCCGCTGGTCCATTTCCTGAAGGCACAGGAACTTGAGGCGATCATCGTGGAGGGCGGTTTCGAGATCGTCGAGACCGGCACTTTCCCGAAAAAGCCGCCGGCGCATTTCGTGGTTGCACGAAAAGCGTAA
- a CDS encoding D-alanyl-D-alanine carboxypeptidase family protein: protein MGPVSVQSSSDELATVGSRTGLRKRLVAVFAAASLTLAACQTAPPQGGSVDRGAMPAVAAVEAAPLPEMPGQVAELGLAPGGEAAPRAHAAIVVDAVSGAVLYEEAADGLRYPASLTKMMTLYLLFDALDSGRLSLDSALEVSQNAARQPPAKIGVKAGTTIAVRQAVQALAVKSANDVAVVVAENLAGSESAFAARMTAKARSLGMRRTRFVNASGLPDTRQVTTARDMAILARALKSRHSGRARAFTARSFTYNGRTFEATNNLLGRVAGVDGIKTGYIRLSGYNLAVSARRGGKRVIAVVIGGKSERARDSEVTALLERYL, encoded by the coding sequence GTGGGCCCTGTCTCTGTCCAATCTTCGAGTGATGAGCTGGCAACCGTCGGGTCACGCACCGGCTTGCGCAAGCGGCTTGTCGCCGTGTTTGCGGCCGCGTCTCTTACGCTTGCCGCCTGCCAGACGGCGCCGCCGCAGGGTGGGTCGGTCGATCGCGGTGCCATGCCTGCGGTGGCGGCCGTCGAGGCTGCACCCTTGCCGGAAATGCCGGGCCAGGTTGCGGAACTGGGATTGGCGCCCGGCGGCGAGGCCGCGCCGCGGGCCCATGCCGCGATCGTGGTCGATGCCGTGAGCGGGGCTGTGCTCTACGAAGAGGCGGCGGACGGGCTGCGCTATCCCGCTTCGCTGACCAAGATGATGACGCTCTACCTTCTGTTCGATGCGCTCGATAGCGGTCGGCTGTCGCTCGACAGCGCGCTTGAGGTGTCCCAGAACGCCGCGCGTCAGCCCCCGGCCAAGATTGGCGTGAAGGCTGGTACGACGATCGCGGTGCGTCAGGCGGTACAGGCGCTGGCGGTAAAATCGGCCAATGACGTTGCGGTGGTTGTGGCGGAAAACCTTGCCGGTTCCGAAAGTGCCTTCGCCGCGCGGATGACCGCCAAGGCACGGTCGCTCGGCATGCGACGGACGCGGTTCGTGAATGCCTCGGGCCTGCCGGACACGCGTCAGGTGACGACGGCCCGCGACATGGCGATCCTGGCACGCGCCCTGAAAAGCCGTCATTCGGGGCGTGCGCGCGCCTTCACCGCACGGTCCTTCACCTACAATGGCCGCACCTTCGAGGCGACCAACAACCTTCTGGGCCGTGTCGCCGGCGTCGACGGCATCAAGACCGGCTATATCCGCCTGTCGGGCTACAATCTCGCGGTCTCCGCCCGTCGCGGTGGCAAGCGTGTGATCGCCGTTGTAATCGGCGGGAAGAGCGAGCGCGCGCGCGACAGCGAAGTCACCGCGCTGCTGGAACGTTACCTGTAA
- a CDS encoding colicin Z C-terminal domain-related protein yields the protein MDEFFGATVGSALRSCLEAKYPREACTHNQKQPTESKGRGGSLAAPPGNWGPWETVFDRVAGPARTLRIDFKTTTETPSTFSVEIQGGNGQNFERLGPGSATVRLTENTTTEIRMRARSHGIIAQRILVSII from the coding sequence ATGGATGAGTTTTTTGGAGCGACTGTCGGCTCCGCGCTGCGGTCTTGCCTCGAGGCGAAATACCCCCGCGAGGCCTGCACGCATAACCAGAAGCAACCAACGGAATCAAAAGGCCGGGGAGGATCCCTTGCCGCCCCGCCCGGAAACTGGGGGCCGTGGGAAACTGTTTTCGATCGAGTGGCCGGACCCGCGCGAACCCTGCGTATCGATTTCAAAACCACCACCGAAACGCCCTCGACCTTCAGCGTCGAAATCCAGGGCGGGAACGGTCAAAATTTCGAACGACTGGGCCCCGGGTCGGCAACCGTTCGCTTGACGGAAAACACGACGACGGAAATCAGAATGCGGGCGCGCAGCCACGGAATCATTGCCCAGAGAATACTGGTCTCGATCATCTGA
- a CDS encoding peptidylprolyl isomerase, which produces MTQAKPGDTLHLHYTGTLDDGTVFDSSEGRDPLSFELGSGQIIPGLNDGVTGMAVGEKRKVRIEPEDAYGAHVPDRVQAVDRANFPDHIPTDPGTPLQVQTQDGQTMDVVIADVTEDKVLLDANHPLAGKALTFDVELVKIA; this is translated from the coding sequence ATGACACAAGCCAAGCCGGGCGACACGCTGCATCTCCATTACACGGGCACGCTGGATGACGGCACCGTCTTCGACAGTTCGGAAGGCCGCGATCCGCTGTCCTTCGAACTGGGATCCGGTCAGATCATCCCCGGCCTCAATGACGGTGTGACCGGCATGGCGGTCGGCGAAAAGCGCAAGGTGCGCATCGAGCCGGAAGACGCCTATGGCGCGCACGTGCCCGACCGCGTCCAGGCCGTCGACCGGGCCAATTTTCCCGACCATATCCCGACCGATCCCGGCACCCCGCTTCAGGTGCAGACGCAGGACGGCCAGACCATGGACGTCGTCATCGCCGATGTGACCGAGGACAAGGTGCTGCTCGACGCCAACCATCCGCTGGCCGGCAAGGCGCTGACCTTCGACGTGGAACTCGTCAAGATCGCCTGA